A region of Streptomyces sp. NBC_01750 DNA encodes the following proteins:
- the cofC gene encoding 2-phospho-L-lactate guanylyltransferase, whose amino-acid sequence MGTRCARNGELATNTDPTAPWSLVVPLKPLVLAKSRLAEAADDILRPHLALAFAQDTVAAALACPEVRDVAVVTDDPAAAAELAALGARIVPDTPAAGLNAALTHGAEAVRAVRPAAAVGALNADLPALRPTELARVLARASAFPRAFLTDTAGIGTTFLSAAPGVELRPAFGGRSRRRHRASGAAEILLDGVDSVRQDVDTGDDLEAALVLGVGPRTAERWQSGAHAMDG is encoded by the coding sequence ATGGGCACCCGATGCGCACGGAACGGAGAGCTCGCCACGAACACCGACCCGACGGCCCCCTGGTCCCTGGTCGTCCCGCTCAAGCCCCTCGTACTGGCCAAGAGCAGGCTCGCGGAGGCGGCGGACGACATTCTGCGGCCGCATCTGGCACTCGCCTTCGCTCAGGACACCGTGGCCGCGGCGCTCGCGTGTCCGGAGGTGCGGGATGTGGCGGTCGTCACGGACGATCCGGCGGCCGCCGCGGAGCTGGCCGCACTGGGTGCGCGGATCGTTCCGGACACTCCCGCGGCGGGACTCAACGCGGCACTGACGCACGGGGCGGAGGCGGTAAGGGCGGTGCGGCCCGCCGCAGCGGTCGGCGCGCTCAACGCCGATCTGCCCGCATTGCGGCCCACGGAATTGGCGCGGGTGCTTGCGAGAGCTTCGGCATTTCCCCGGGCATTTCTGACGGATACGGCCGGAATCGGCACGACATTTCTCTCTGCAGCGCCCGGCGTGGAATTGCGTCCTGCTTTCGGCGGTCGCTCGCGGCGCCGGCACAGGGCTTCGGGGGCTGCGGAAATCCTGCTCGACGGGGTCGATTCGGTACGACAGGACGTGGACACCGGGGACGACCTGGAGGCCGCGCTCGTGCTCGGCGTGGGGCCGCGCACCGCGGAGCGCTGGCAGTCCGGCGCCCACGCCATGGACGGCTGA
- a CDS encoding HU family DNA-binding protein: MNKAQLVEAIADKVGGRQQAAEAVDAVLDAIVRAVVGGDRVSVTGFGSFEKVDRPARYARNPQTGERVRVKKTSVPRFRAGQGFKDLVSGSKKLPRGGEVAVKKAPKGSLSGGASTRTTVKKAAAKKVAAKKVAAKKATVRKTTAAAKKTTAKKATAKKTTAKKATAKKAAPAKKTAAKKATAKKTAPAKKATAKKAPAKRATSRKTTAKKTTARKK; encoded by the coding sequence GTGAACAAGGCGCAGCTCGTAGAAGCGATTGCCGACAAGGTCGGAGGCCGTCAGCAGGCCGCCGAGGCTGTCGACGCGGTGCTTGACGCGATCGTCCGCGCAGTTGTCGGCGGAGACCGGGTTTCGGTCACCGGCTTCGGCTCGTTCGAGAAGGTCGACCGTCCGGCCCGCTACGCCCGCAACCCGCAGACGGGTGAGCGCGTACGGGTCAAGAAGACCTCCGTTCCGCGCTTCCGTGCGGGACAGGGCTTCAAGGATCTGGTGAGCGGCTCGAAGAAGCTGCCCAGGGGTGGCGAGGTCGCCGTCAAGAAGGCTCCCAAGGGCAGCCTCTCGGGCGGTGCTTCCACCCGTACGACAGTGAAGAAGGCCGCCGCCAAGAAGGTCGCGGCGAAGAAGGTCGCGGCGAAGAAGGCGACCGTCAGGAAGACCACGGCGGCGGCGAAGAAGACCACCGCCAAGAAGGCCACGGCGAAGAAGACCACGGCCAAGAAGGCCACCGCGAAGAAGGCGGCTCCGGCCAAGAAGACCGCGGCCAAGAAGGCGACGGCGAAGAAGACCGCCCCCGCCAAGAAGGCCACGGCCAAGAAGGCGCCCGCCAAGAGGGCGACGTCGCGCAAGACGACCGCCAAGAAGACCACCGCCAGGAAGAAGTAA
- the leuD gene encoding 3-isopropylmalate dehydratase small subunit, with product MEAFTAHTGRAVPLRRSNVDTDQIIPAHWLKKVTRDGFEDGLFEAWRKDSSFILNQPERKGATVLVAGPDFGTGSSREHAVWALQNYGFKTVISSRFADIFRGNSLKNGLLTVVLEQRVVDALWELTEADPTAEITVDLEKRQVLATGITADFELDENARWRLLNGLDDISLTLQNEADIVAYEASRPAFKPRTIDV from the coding sequence ATGGAAGCTTTCACCGCACACACCGGCCGGGCCGTACCGCTGCGCCGCAGCAACGTCGACACCGACCAGATCATCCCGGCCCACTGGCTCAAGAAGGTCACCCGCGACGGCTTCGAGGACGGCCTTTTCGAGGCCTGGCGCAAGGACTCGTCCTTCATCCTCAACCAGCCCGAGCGCAAGGGTGCCACGGTCCTGGTGGCCGGCCCCGACTTCGGCACCGGCTCCTCCCGTGAGCACGCCGTCTGGGCCCTGCAGAACTACGGCTTCAAGACCGTCATCTCCTCCCGGTTCGCCGATATCTTCCGCGGCAACTCGCTCAAGAACGGCCTGCTGACGGTGGTTCTCGAGCAGAGGGTCGTGGACGCGCTCTGGGAGCTGACCGAGGCCGACCCCACTGCCGAAATCACCGTCGACTTGGAGAAGCGCCAGGTTCTCGCCACGGGTATCACGGCCGACTTCGAGCTTGACGAGAACGCCCGGTGGAGGCTGCTGAACGGTCTCGACGACATCAGCCTCACCCTTCAGAACGAAGCAGACATCGTGGCTTACGAGGCCTCCCGACCGGCCTTCAAACCCCGAACAATTGACGTCTGA